The DNA sequence GCGACGGACCACCCACGCATGCGCGAGGACCGCAGGCCAGCCGAGTTCGCGTGAGCGCGCCGTCAGGGACCACACCGGTGCGCGCGGGGACCACAAGAGGCGGAAGACGGAGTATGAGGACGACGCGGGGCCACCCCCGCGTGCGCGGGGACCACACCGCCCTTCCCCTGCGCTGCGTCCGCCGCGAGGGACCACCCCCGCGTGCGCGGGGACCACCACTACGCCGCCGCCCATGCCGGGTTGATCGGGGGACCACCCCCGCATGCGCGGGGACCACTCCTGGGCGGCCTGCGGGTCGACCGGCTGCCCGGGACCACCCCCGCATGCGCGGGGACCACCACCGGATCGGGCACGAACGGGTCACGCAGGCGGGACCACCCCCGCATGCGCGGGGACCACTACACCGGCCAGGGCCGGACCGGCTTCCGGATGGGACCACCCCCGCATGCGCGGGGACCGCAGGAGCCGACCTGCGGTTTCATCTGTGAGAGGCGGCGTTTTTACCCGCTTTCGCGGGAACCGGCAAAGCGGATGTGCCGGACATCGGCTCCCCCCCTTCGTCCGGCGGCAGTTGTCCTGCCGCCGCGCGCCTTCCACGGACACTGCGGCGGCCCGCCCGCTGGGCAACTGCCCCAGCCGACAGTCAACTCGCCGGACCAGTGAGCGTAGCGGGATCCGTGTTGGCGCCGCACAGGACCACGCACACCTTCTCGCCCGCACGCGGCCGGTATCCGTAAGAGGCGGAGTCCGCCTCTCCAGCCGTGAGTGCCGCCAGCGCCGTTGCCCCGCCGTGTTCCACGGCGATGCGGCGTTCGTCCCACAATCCCTGCCGGGCGCGCACGATTTCGCTGTCCGGGACCAGGACGGAGTGCACGTCCCCCTGCTGCGCCACCCGCAGGGCCAGGGCGGACGCGCGCCGGGCGCCGAGGGAGTCGGCGGCGACGGAGTCGATCGGGACGTCGACCGGCTGCCCGGCGGCGAGAGCGGCGTTGAGGGCGCGGGAGTGCTCCGGTTCCACGGCGACCGTGCGGACGCCGTGCCGCCGGGCCGCGGTGGCGACTCCGGCGAACAGGCCGCCGCCGCCCACCGCCACGACCACGGTGTCCAGGTCCGGGATCCGGCGGTGGATCTCGTCCAG is a window from the Streptomyces mobaraensis genome containing:
- a CDS encoding threonine/serine dehydratase codes for the protein MHRLTYGDIESAGRRIAGHVRPVALAPTDPEATDPTGQPYELWLALEFMQHTGSFKARGALNFLQAHLDNDSLPDAGVTIASGGNAGLACAWAARRQGVRATVFLPATAPAVKVARLRGYGAEVRLVGDEYAEAASACAEFAGTTGALASHAYDHPLIAAGAGTLLDEIHRRIPDLDTVVVAVGGGGLFAGVATAARRHGVRTVAVEPEHSRALNAALAAGQPVDVPIDSVAADSLGARRASALALRVAQQGDVHSVLVPDSEIVRARQGLWDERRIAVEHGGATALAALTAGEADSASYGYRPRAGEKVCVVLCGANTDPATLTGPAS